A stretch of the Candidatus Spechtbacteria bacterium genome encodes the following:
- a CDS encoding RNA polymerase sigma factor — MTDRQFQQLFSRVYDEYADQIFRFLFLKTNSRETAQDLSSEVFLRMWNYLISKNGHKAVFIAQESSVLTSLGGIQNVRAFLYKTARNCLIDYYRKQRPTVSYEDMLAAPETHGGIDEAHAINIDVENSLDIARIRQALSEIGEETAEIVTLHYLEDLPFSDIADIVGKPEGTVRVIAHRGVNALRERLKLE, encoded by the coding sequence ATGACAGATAGGCAATTTCAACAACTTTTTTCTCGCGTTTACGACGAGTACGCCGATCAAATCTTTCGTTTCCTGTTTTTGAAAACAAATTCGAGGGAGACTGCGCAGGATTTATCTTCGGAAGTATTTCTTAGAATGTGGAATTATCTGATATCTAAAAATGGGCATAAAGCCGTTTTTATCGCGCAGGAATCGTCCGTACTCACATCGCTAGGCGGCATTCAAAACGTTCGCGCGTTTTTGTATAAAACAGCGCGTAATTGCCTGATTGACTACTATCGCAAACAGCGACCCACAGTATCGTACGAAGATATGTTGGCTGCCCCAGAAACACATGGCGGCATAGACGAAGCGCATGCTATAAACATAGACGTAGAAAACTCTCTTGATATAGCGCGTATACGCCAGGCATTGTCAGAAATCGGCGAAGAAACGGCGGAAATTGTTACCCTGCATTACTTGGAAGACCTGCCGTTTAGCGATATTGCGGATATTGTCGGAAAACCCGAAGGCACGGTGCGGGTGATTGCCCATAGGGGTGTGAATGCCCTTCGTGAGAGGTTGAAGCTAGAATGA
- a CDS encoding GxxExxY protein — MMNNLLHQELSYKLRGLFFAIRNGYGPGQKESIYSKVLAELLQSNNLSFEKEKAINVRTPGGEIAGAYRPDFLVSDKIIVELKSSNITTKIDEKQLYYYLRNSKYEVGFLVNFSTPKLYIKRIIYTNDRKPFLPA, encoded by the coding sequence ATGATGAATAACTTATTACACCAAGAGCTTTCTTATAAATTGCGCGGTTTATTTTTCGCGATTCGTAATGGATATGGTCCCGGACAGAAAGAAAGCATTTATTCTAAAGTTTTAGCAGAGCTTTTGCAAAGCAATAATCTGTCTTTTGAAAAAGAAAAAGCGATAAATGTGCGTACGCCTGGAGGGGAAATAGCTGGCGCATACAGGCCGGATTTTCTTGTCAGCGATAAGATTATTGTAGAGTTAAAATCTTCCAATATTACAACTAAAATAGACGAAAAACAGCTTTATTACTATTTGAGAAATAGTAAGTACGAAGTGGGATTTCTTGTGAATTTTTCTACGCCCAAGCTCTATATTAAAAGAATTATCTACACCAACGACCGCAAACCGTTTTTGCCCGCGTGA